In a genomic window of Macaca nemestrina isolate mMacNem1 chromosome 18, mMacNem.hap1, whole genome shotgun sequence:
- the LOC105488832 gene encoding diphosphomevalonate decarboxylase: MASEQPLAAVTCTAPVNIAVIKYWGKRDEELVLPINSSLSVTLHQDQLKTTTTAVISKDFTEDRIWLNGREEDVGQPRLQACLREIRRLARKRRNAWDGDPLSSSLSCKVHVASVNNFPTAAGLASSAAGYACLAYTLARVYGVESDLSEVARRGSGSACRSLYGGFVEWQMGKQTDGKDSVARQVAPESHWPELRVLILVVSAEKKLTGSTVGMRASVETSALLRFRAEAVVPGRMAEMTRCIQERDFPGFAQLTMKDSNQFHATCLDTFPPISYLNAVSWRIIHLVHRFNAHHGDTKVAYTFDAGPNAVIFTLDDTVAEFVAAVRHSFPPGSNGDAFLKGLQVRPAPLSAELQAALAMEPTTPGGVKYIIATQVGPGPQILDTPSAHLLGPDGLPKPAA, translated from the exons ATGGCCTCGGAGCAGCCGCTGGCGGCAGTCACCTGTACCGCGCCGGTCAACATCGCGGTCATCAAGTACT GGGGCAAGCGCGATGAAGAGCTGGTTCTGCCCATCAACTCCTCCCTGAGTGTCACTCTGCACCAGGACCAG TTAAAAACCACCACAACAGCCGTCATCAGCAAGGACTTCACCGAGGACCGGATTTGGCTGAATGGCCGGGAGGAGGACGTGGGGCAGCCGCGGCTCCAGGCCTGCCTGCGGGAGA TCCGCCGCCTGGCCCGGAAGCGGAGGAACGCGTGGGATGGGGacccactgtcctccagcctcagctgcaAAGTGCACGTGGCATCGGTGAACAACTTCCCCACGGCTGCAGGCCTGGCCTCCTCGGCGGCGGGCTATGCCTGCCTAG CCTACACCTTGGCCCGTGTCTACGGCGTGGAGAGTGACCTCTCAGAAGTGGCTCGCCGGGGCTCAGGCAGCGCCTGCCGGAGCCTGTATGGGGGCTTTGTGGAGTGGCAGATGGGAAAGCAGACTGATGGGAAGGACAGCGTCGCCCGGCAAGTGGCCCCCGAGTCACACTGGCCTGAACTCCGAGTCCTCATCCTTGTG GTGAGCGCTGAGAAGAAGCTGACGGGCAGTACTGTGGGCATGCGGGCCAGCGTGGAGACCAGCGCCCTGCTGCGG TTCCGGGCCGAGGCTGTGGTGCCGGGGCGCATGGCGGAGATGACCCGCTGCATCCAGGAGCGAGACTTCCCCGGCTTCGCCCAGCTGACCATGAAGGACAGCAACCAGTTCCACGCCACCTGCCTCGACACCTTCCCGCCCATCTCGTACCTCAATGCCGTCTCCTGGCGCATCATCCACCTGGTGCACCGCTTCAACGCCCACCACGGGGACACCAAG GTGGCGTACACCTTTGACGCGGGCCCCAATGCGGTGATCTTCACCCTGGACGACACTGTGGCTGAGtttgtggctgctgtgaggcacAGCTTTCCCCCGGGCTCGAACGGAGACGC gtttctgaaggGGCTGCAGGTGAGGCCGGCCCCTCTCTCAGCTGAGCTTCAGGCTGCGCTGGCCATGGAGCCGACGACCCCCGGTGGGGTCAAGTACATCATTGCCACTCAG GTGGGGCCAGGACCCCAAATCCTGGACACCCCCAGCGCCCACCTCCTGGGTCCTGACGGCCTGCCGAAGCCAGCTGCCTGA